In one window of Sciurus carolinensis chromosome X, mSciCar1.2, whole genome shotgun sequence DNA:
- the LOC124971373 gene encoding actin-related protein T1-like, translating into MSNPQALDVPAVVFDNGSGLCKVGLSGEIGPRQVINSVVGHPKFNIPSARANRKKYFVGEEAQYRYDALYLHYPIERGLVTRWDDMEKLWKHLFEWDLGVKPSEQPILLTEPSLNPRETREKTAEILFEKFSVPALYLLNHAAGALYASACVTGLVVDSGDGVTCTVPVFEGYSLPHAVTKLYVAGRDITEHLTRLLLARGCTFPCILNKAVVDDIKEKSCYVSLEPEIEPSKRRQEVLTEFKLPDGNVIHMGDHLYQVPEVLFAPDQLGIHDPGLSKMVCSTISKCDADIQSNLFADIVLSGGTTLFPGLEERLMKELEEMASRGTPIKITASPDRCFSAWIGASIMTSMSSFKQMWVTSEDFKEFGKFVVQRKCF; encoded by the coding sequence ATGTCTAATCCACAGGCATTGGACGTTCCTGCAGTGGTTTTTGACAACGGTTCGGGACTCTGCAAAGTAGGCCTGTCTGGGGAGATCGGACCCCGGCAAGTCATCAACTCTGTGGTGGGGCATCCTAAATTCAACATACCTTCAGCCAGGGCCAATCGCAAGAAGTACTTTGTGGGGGAAGAAGCCCAGTACAGGTACGATGCTTTATATCTGCACTACCCGATTGAGCGTGGACTGGTAACCAGATGGGATGACATGGAGAAACTCTGGAAGCATCTCTTCGAGTGGGACCTGGGAGTGAAACCCAGTGAACAGCCCATACTGCTGACGGAGCCTTCCCTGAACCCGAGAGAGACGCGAGAGAAGACGGCGGAGATCCTGTTCGAGAAATTCAGTGTGCCGGCGCTCTACCTGCTGAACCACGCGGCGGGAGCGCTCTACGCTTCGGCCTGCGTGACCGGGCTGGTGGTGGACAGTGGGGATGGGGTCACTTGCACTGTCCCCGTCTTTGAGGGCTACTCCCTCCCTCACGCAGTCACCAAGCTCTATGTGGCAGGgagggacatcacagagcacctCACGCGGCTCCTCCTGGCCCGAGGCTGTACCTTCCCTTGCATACTCAACAAGGCTGTGGTGGATGACATCAAAGAGAAGTCCTGCTATGTCTCCTTGGAGCCAGAGATAGAGCCATCCAAGAGGCGGCAGGAGGTCCTGACAGAATTCAAACTGCCCGATGGAAATGTCATCCACATGGGGGACCATCTATACCAGGTACCTGAGGTTCTCTTCGCGCCCGACCAGCTGGGCATCCATGACCCCGGGCTCTCCAAAATGGTCTGCAGCACTATCTCCAAGTGCGACGCCGACATCCAGAGCAACCTTTTTGCAGACATCGTGCTGTCCGGAGGCACCACCCTCTTCCCTGGGCTGGAGGAAAGGCTCATGAAAGAACTGGAAGAGATGGCTTCCAGGGGGACCCCCATCAAGATCACCGCTTCTCCCGATAGATGTTTCTCTGCGTGGATTGGTGCATCCATCATGACCTCTATGAGCAGTTTCAAGCAGATGTGGGTCACCTCTGAGGACTTTAAGGAGTTTGGCAAATTCGTGGTCCAGAGAAAATGCTTTTGA